TACCATCTTTTGGAATTCCTATTAATtggcaaaggggtgtgtgtggagtgcTGAATTAAGCTTGATTATCCATACTCGAGATAAATTTCAAGACTGCTATTCTGAAGGTTTGGTTTTCAAGCAAAAAATAGCGTCTTGTCTTGTAAAGCAGAACACTCTTAGTAGATGTTGATGAGAGCGTGGAAGAAGCAATTAATTCCGTTCTTTGAACTCTTTTTTCAAAAATGTCTTCCGTTTGGAAGAATATTCCATGAAATAATTGCTTCCTCCAAGTAATTCTGGATTGTGTCATTTCAAGATTTCAGTCCTTAATGTGGACTACACTACATAGAACTTATCAGGAGTTGCTTCAAAGAAAGCATGCGTAGGTTGAGACTGCAAGATCTTTtggccccagccaccatggtcaagggtgatgggaactgtttCTAACATAACAAGATATGGAAGACACCAGGTTAGCTTCCACTGATCTAGGCCTAGCCCATCTTAGTTGATTTGTCGTGCCACGTGCTCAGGTATCTCTCACTGCTGATTTGTCTTTTCAGGAGATGGGGAGGATAATTGGAACAGCTCTTATGAAGAATTTTGGGTGGAAAGCAGATTTGAGAAATCCTGACATAGAGGTAACAAAATTAATACATTGAAATGTTGGGAGAAGGATAATCTCTGTGGATTCTTGCTCCTCAGATAAAGGATAATGGTCTTGATGTGACTGAGTTGAACTTCTTTGTACATTGAAGTTCCTCTCAAAATCCCTTTTGAGATTAGGCTTTGGGAATCAAACCAATGTGTTATTCTAACCCAGTATGCCGTCTCCAACAATGGAAAGATCCAGGTACCTTTTAAGAGGTTTTTAACACAGCAAGGTACTAATAGAGCACAGTGATACTGCAATAACCAGTCTCTGGATACTTAGTGTCTGAAGACCTCCAACCAGTTAGCAGTTATGAGATTCTCTGATTATGAACGGCAGCCCTGTccaaattttatattttataaattcaCTTAAAATATACTAGAGTTAATGCATAGATCTGTACCTGCAGCACCGCACTCTAAAAGGGGAAACTTTTACCACCTGGATGAGATTAACCCCTTTGATTCCTTTTAAAAGCAGAGATGTTACTGGACTATCATTGCCATCATCCCTAATAAATGTTTATGGTCAGCAACATccagagttgttttaaaattaGTCTTATTCTGTAATTCACCTAACAATAAGCAAAGAGAAAAGAGCAAAGataatgaatttttaaataaCTTCAAAGCAGGATAAAGAGCATGCTAGCTGGATATCTAAAAGGGGAGTTACATGGATAAAGGTCTGCAAAGGAGTAGTGAAATCTCATAGGCAAGTAGCACAAGGGAGTGGTGATTTAATCAGAATTTTAGTACTAAGGAGCCAAGAAGGAGAACTGAAAGAAAGCACAGAAATTAGATATGGAAGAGGGCAAATCTGTGAAGATGCTTTAATCTCAGAAGTTTAAACGAAATGCAACAATAAAGGAAGAGAATCAAGattaaagcaaaaagaaagaaaaattaaatgaacaaaaaaaatttaaaaagagagagaagaggcttAAACCAGAAGAAACAGGATAAGCAGACATTTCAATTATCAACAAAGGACAGAATGAAAAACTGAATATGAACTGTAGTAGAATTGATAGATAAGGAAAGACAAATTTTAAACTATAAAACTGATACCTTGATAGTTCATGCttgtggcagtgctttttttaatacatttttcatatatattttccttATAGAATTTATAGCCTAGCCCTACAGACTTCCTGTCAAAACCATGTGCTAAACTTCCATGGATGGTGTAGTGCTGTCAGACAGAAACAAATGAGGAGTTCAGCACTGCCTTGGGTTCTTCTCCACaattcttcctcttttcttcaATCCTCAGCACCAGTATAAATGCATGCAATAGCAGAGATGCACCATGGTGCAACCTCAGATCTACACAACTGCAACATCTGTGCAAATCTGAGGATTCCAGGGATTGCCTTTGTCCACGAGGTGTATATATTTGATACAGATAGTCCTCAGTATAACTTTTGTATGAGAATCGGATTGCTTTctagtttaaataaaataaaaaatatcattgaaaatatcattatatatatatttcagttcAAATCAGCTAAAGCTAAAAATGCAAGTAACTCTTCATTGTAAGATTCCATTGCCTTTCAGATCTTTGTACATCTAAATGACATTTACTCTGTGATTGGGATTCCTGTTTTCAGGTAAATACTGCATTAAAAACTACAGTTCATAGTCCAAAAGGACACTTTTAATTGAAGTAAATTTCTGAGGGCTTACTATGTTTCTCTGTTGTATATAATCAACAAAGACTCCCACGGCACCTTAAAAACTTGACATTTTAATTGTGGCATTAGGCTTTATGAATTACTGCCCCCTTAAATCAAATCTGTGGACTGTTATTCTCAGTTGTCTGATGGATTAAAATAATATACATACACATTGGGGCAGAGTGCGAAAATTCTAAGCAGTAGGACCAAACTGCCGTGAAAAGCAAGGAGTAACAGTGAGTTTGTTGCATTTCTCTGCAGAGCCCAGATTAGATGTATACAAGATAAGAACAGGCTGGTACAGCAGCAGTCACTGTGATGGAACTGTTGTGCTTGCTGACAATAAGAAGGGAGACAATTACTTTAGTGGAAAAGATCTTTCCAATTTCAATTCAAGACTTCAGAGGAGGCTTCTGAATTAAAGTGTGGTGACTTGTGAGGTCTGCTCCAGAATGTTCTGGGATGTTTAAATGTGACCAGTGACTGCTGTCTTTTGCATTTCATCATGGACTTTTGGTCCCGCTGTTTGCAAAGCTATTTTCCTTCCTCTGTACCcatgtgtgtgtatatctgtTTATCTAGACAATTTTCCACTGGTTCTTCTGGGCTATCTCCCCATCTGTTCTAGGCCCAAGTACTTAACAACAATATATCTCATTGTCATTTGTCTCTGTATCTTAAACAAGATTTGCCACCAGCTTATTAACAAATTTGAAGATTCGGGGATAAAAACTTCTTATCTATTTGGAATAACAATAGCACATAGTTTTAGAGTTTCTTTGAGTATATTagaattcagtgtgtgtgtgagagagagagagagagagagagagagatacattttaatATGGTGTTTTGTTTGCAGACTTCCCTTGGCAAGCAGATCATATATCAGAACTGCTGGGTTGCGATCTACCGTTGCTTGGGCAATGGCAtcccttgctgaaatcaaggtaATCAGCAAAGTAGAGTTTTAGTTGCTCTGTGGTTACCGAGCTATTCTCAGTAACCAGAATTTTGCCACTGGAAGTATTTTAAATGCGAGAGCTTGTGTAGTATCATGGAGTGGCTAAGGTGGCAGTCAGAGTCctgtttactcgggagtaagccccaatgaactcaaGCAGACTTAATTTCTGACTGAACGCGCAAAAAATGGTGCTGTGTTTGGAGCCCCCAGGTGCATCATGGTAATCATAATGAATACCCTAAACCAGCAGCGGGGAACCCAtgagcctccagatgtttctgggctcCCAACACCACCTTCCATCtctgttggccatgctgatgggagttgggaactgcagtttgccagCCCTGCCCTAAGCCGTTGTAAGGATTGCTGAAAAGGAACTATTAATGAACGAATGGAAAATAATTCATCAGTGCCCCACAGGCAATGAGATATAAGTATTATTGCGTCAGATATTTTTAGGCATGTTTGTACATGAGTTTACAGCATGCCTTTCAACTGCAATAGCTCCATTTTTAATAATTTCACACAGTGCCCCAACTATGCAAAATGCTTTGCCATTCCCTTGCTATTGGTCCTAGCAATATATGAGAATTGTAGAGCAATTTCACAGACGGGGCATGGGGGTTCAGATATAGTTAGTTGCCCAAGGTTACCCACTGATCCTGCAACTAAGGCAGGACTTCAATCCATGCTTCCTACATCTTTGTTTACACAACAGCATTCCATGTCTGTTCTTGTGGTTTATTCTAAACGACCACAGCCTTGACCAGAGCAGCCTAACCATGTAAAGCTCAGTCTTTGTTTCTTGCTTCCTTTAATTTGGTAGATAGGATCTTTGTACCAGAAGACAGATTTCCTAATGTCTTGACAGATGGAATAGTgttgtgtttgcttttctttctttttttctccacaGGCAGGTGCATTTGTACTGGATCCTACATGTGGGCTAGGAACAATACTCCTAGAAGCAGCAACCGAATGGCCTGTAAGCTCCGTCGTAACACCAAGTGGGATGACTGGCCACAGATGGCATTGCAGTCTCTTGTGGCCAAATGTGTAAATAATGAACCTCTAATATGCAGCAGCGGGGCTGAAAATTAGGTTCCAAAATTTCTCTCTAGAAAATATGTTGACTTTTAGCTTAGGCGTTCATGCTAATACAAACTACTGATTCCTTCTAGCTTGTGATTCTGCAGTTGGTGGTGTTCGTATGCCTAATTCTCACTGATTATTTTGATAATTTATGGGGATTTTAAACAAAAACTAAtgtaaatgtttgtttttctcttcagAATGTGCATTATTTAGGGACTGACATAAGTGATTCACAGTTAGGAGGAGCCTACTCTAATATTAAAGCTGCAGGCCTAGTGGATAAAATCGGGTTACTGAAAGCTTCTGTGACAGGTAAGAGCTGGCAAGGGTATCTGCAGTACTATACAAATAAGATTTATTACTTTATATTTCCTGTATTGTAATTGAAGCATTGATGATTTGTGACTGCATCAAATACTTTGTGATGCCTTGTAGTCAGCTTTTAGTCCCTAATtagagttgttattattatatacaaAGGAGAATAATGGCTGTGCATTTCACATGCTTAAATGTCTAAATATCTCGTAGCGTTGCCATTTCAGTCGGAAAGCATTGATGTTGTTCTTGCGGACATCCCCTTTGGAAAGAAGTTCAAAATAACAAAAGACATGACCTTACTGCAAGACGTTTTTCAAGAAATCGAAAGGTATGTGCGTTCTGATATCTAAGGCACAAGAACTGCTACTGCAGATTTGGATCTGGCTAATGGTATTGCAGGCTAAACAAAGGAAAGGCACATTTCAACGTGGCCATGTTACCTACTAGATGAAGTTGATAATTTAAAGCAGAGAGATAAAAATCATGTTGCCAGTAGTCCTCGGTTAGTTTTAAAAGGCCATGAGTGATTTTACAATAAACATCTCTTAAGATTTGTCATGACTGCAGTACTGTTAGCCTCTATACACTGGAAAGTCTTCTGCTGAATTAATAAATATTGTAGCTGTACAAGGATATTAATAACTTTCCTCTGGTTGTTCCCTTTCAGGGTGCTTTGTGATGGAGGGATTGTTGTGCTGCTACTTAGTCAAGAGCTCTACAAGCGCCTCTCTGGTGACATTGCCAGCAGCCTAGGTACTGAGAACTGCAACCTTGCTGAGTCTATGAGTCCTTGCAAACAAAGGGCCATGATGCCAGTCAACAACACCAAAGGAAGAAGCATTGGCCCCACGACTGTTCCCCTATCAActcaagaggcagagagagaagacaCCAGCGATAAAAGGACGACTTTTGGCTCACTGGTGCTGGTGGAATCCTTGGAAGTTAGCCTTGGCAAAACAGATGCATTCATATGCAAGTATAAGAAGGTAACAGGAGGTTTTGCAAGAAGTTAGCAGCATTCAGCAAGTGTGCATGAAGCAGTTTGGAGCTTCTGCTTCAAACCATATGGATCT
Above is a window of Lacerta agilis isolate rLacAgi1 chromosome 3, rLacAgi1.pri, whole genome shotgun sequence DNA encoding:
- the THUMPD2 gene encoding THUMP domain-containing protein 2 → MADEGGQPPPKGPSCRAGLPARYFCTAGRGMEPFLLREVRTRLDAAQVEYVSGKVFFTTSAELRMLKELKSAERLFLLLNKYPPLSISRNKGRVIHDIQKLVNETPKHWLDMVTLWRSLHCQEVKEENRCEECPDSQKRKLEEEGGIQNKKQKRELIPETVSDETQIENQQSCNTSEVRNCNGLSSGRSFLEKTPELIQEKSGESSSCFNFRVSCRCSGTLAKIFTAQEMGRIIGTALMKNFGWKADLRNPDIEIFVHLNDIYSVIGIPVFRLPLASRSYIRTAGLRSTVAWAMASLAEIKAGAFVLDPTCGLGTILLEAATEWPNVHYLGTDISDSQLGGAYSNIKAAGLVDKIGLLKASVTALPFQSESIDVVLADIPFGKKFKITKDMTLLQDVFQEIERVLCDGGIVVLLLSQELYKRLSGDIASSLGTENCNLAESMSPCKQRAMMPVNNTKGRSIGPTTVPLSTQEAEREDTSDKRTTFGSLVLVESLEVSLGKTDAFICKYKKVTGGFARS